The proteins below are encoded in one region of Danio rerio strain Tuebingen ecotype United States chromosome 12, GRCz12tu, whole genome shotgun sequence:
- the slc16a5a gene encoding monocarboxylate transporter 6, with protein MAPQQPSSMEEQSGELCEPESEELEKQGPGPPSNANAPDSYDAPDGGWGWVVLLATIIVLALTLAFPSCIIIFYLDLQKEFEATNSQTSWVPSIMTAVLHAGGPLCSVLVDRFGCRATVMFGGVLSGFGMAVSSFSHSIVDLYITAGVITGLGFCFSFQPAVTILGHYFVRRRPFANAMSSTGTALGLSTLPFLCDFLKIELGWRGSFLVLGAVLLNCCVCGAVMRPIRPRKPRKTNEINNSPKTSDKKGCMLGICQSLASSLRQQMAFDLFCSNTRFRVFSLGITWMMLGFVVPLIYLVPYASADDMDPSRAALLLSILGFVNIFVRPPVGVLFSLPWFKGRHIYVFSAALLINGLSNSICCISASFPVLLVYVLTYGLSMSVVGSLMFTVLMDTVEMSRFPSALGLLSIMESVTLLIGPPLAGFLVDRTQLYTYVFMACTIIVVLSALFLMFTFYWLDSRDAAKKDSPAKPAINISTDCQYSSVPIDGDKTNKPSSETENTTCV; from the exons ATGGCACCTCAGCAACCTTCCAGCATGGAGGAGCAGTCCGGTGAGCTGTGTGAACCTGAATCTGAGGAGCTAGAGAAACAAGGACCAGGACCCCCTTCTAATGCAAATGCACCCGATAGCTATGATGCTCCAGATGGAGGCTGGGGATGGGTGGTTCTGCTGGCCACCATCATTGTTTTAGCTCTGACTCTGGCCTTTCCCTCCTGCATAATCATCTTCTACTTGGACCTGCAGAAAGAATTTGAGGCTACTAACAGTCAGACATCTTGGGTGCCGTCAATAATGACAGCTGTTCTGCACGCTGGAG GTCCTCTGTGCAGTGTGCTGGTGGACCGTTTCGGCTGTCGGGCGACAGTGATGTTTGGAGGAGTGCTGAGTGGCTTTGGGATGGCGGTCAGCTCTTTCTCTCATTCCATAGTTGACTTATACATCACCGCCGGGGTCATCACAG GTCTGGGTTTCTGTTTCAGTTTTCAGCCTGCTGTCACCATTCTTGGCCACTACTTTGTGCGTCGTCGCCCTTTTGCCAACGCGATGTCCTCCACCGGCACTGCTCTGGGTCTCTCCACTTTGCCTTTTTTATGTGATTTTCTGAAGATTGAGCTTGGCTGGAGAGGAAGCTTTTTGGTCCTGGGCGCTGTGCTGCTAAACTGCTGTGTTTGCGGAGCCGTCATGAGACCAATCAGACCTCGCAAGCCCAGAAAGACCAATGAGATCAACAACAGCCCCAAAACCTCAGACAAAAAGGGTTGCATGCTGGGGATCTGTCAAAGTTTAGCGTCATCCCTCAGACAACAAATGGCCTTTGACCTCTTCTGTAGCAACACAAGATTTCGGGTGTTTTCATTGGGCATCACTTGGATGATGCTGGGTTTTGTGGTGCCACTGATTTACCTCGTCCCGTATGCATCGGCTGATGATATGGATCCAAGCCGGGCTGCCTTGCTCCTCTCCATTCTGGGATTTGTTAACATCTTTGTTCGGCCTCCTGTCGGAGTCCTCTTTAGCCTTCCCTGGTTCAAAGGTCGCCACATTTACGTTTTTTCAGCCGCGCTCCTAATAAACGGACTCAGTAATAGCATTTGCTGCATTTCTGCAAGTTTTCCTGTGCTGTTAGTTTACGTGTTGACCTACGGACTGTCCATGAGTGTGGTTGGCTCGCTGATGTTCACCGTTTTGATGGACACAGTGGAAATGAGTCGATTTCCTTCTGCTCTCGGCCTGCTGTCTATCATGGAGAGCGTCACATTGCTGATTGGACCTCCACTCGCAG GATTCCTTGTGGACCGTACCCAGCTGTACACATATGTGTTCATGGCCTGCACCATCATAGTGGTCTTATCAGCTCTGTTCCTCATGTTCACCTTTTACTGGCTGGACTCCCGTGATGCAGCTAAAAAGGATTCTCCAGCCAAACCTGCAATCAATATCTCCACAGACTGTCAATACAGCAGTGTGCCTATAGATGGAGACAAGACCAATAAACCATCATCAGAAACAGAAAACACCACCTGCGTATGA